Genomic window (Candidatus Vicinibacter proximus):
TACAAGAGGTCCTACTGTACAGATAATTTTATAGCCGACTATAATAGTTATAAAGGTAATGCCTATGGGTTATCAAATATTTTAAGGCAGACATCTTTATTAAAACCAAGAATCAGACATAAAAAAATAAAGAATCTGTTTTATGCTGGTCAGCTGTCACATCCCGGTCCTGGACTTCCACCATCCATGATTTCCGGTGAAATTGCTGCCCAGCTTATACACGAAAAAATAAAAGCCAATGAATCATAGAAAGCTATATGATAAGGTTTGTATCCTTATGAGCGAACAGATGACAAAGGAATACAGTACCTCTTTCTCTTTGGGTATACGAATGTTTGAAAAATCTCTGCGCCAACCTATTTATGCAATTTATGGATTTGTAAGATTGGCAGATGAGATTGTAGATACTTTTCATGGGATTGATAAGGCTTATTATTTGAAACAAATCAGGGAAGAGACAATGTCTGCTATTTCAAATAGAATTAGTCTTAATCCTATACTGCATTCATTTCAGGAAACGGTCCATAGATATGAGATTGATTCTGTGTATATAAATGCTTTTCTGGACAGTATGGAAATGGACCTGGATATGACCCGTTTCAATTTTGAAGAGTATAAGAAATATATTTATGGTTCCGCAGAAGTGGTAGGATTGATGTGCTTAAAAGTATTTGTAAAGGGGGATCAAGCTAAATTTGAGGAGTTAAAGGATAAAGCACAAGCATTGGGTTCCGCTTTTCAGAAAATCAATTTTTTAAGGGATATTAAAAGTGACTTTGAAGAGAGGGGTAGAATCTATTTTCCTGATCTTTCCGATCATCATCTTACTGAGGTGCAAAAGTCATCGATAGAACAGGATATTTTAATGGATTTCAAAAAAGGATTAGAAGGGATCAAACTTCTGCCTGTGGGGTCAAGGCTTGGTGTTTATGTAGCCTTCCGGTATTATTATCGTTTGTATTTAAAGATTTCTACAGCCAGGGCCTCAGCCCTTCTTGAAAAAAGGTTCAGAATCAATAATTTGCACAAACTTTGTCTGCTTTTTAAAACCTATATCAGATATCAATTGAACCTGATCCGATAAAATTCAATAGTTTAGTTTAATGAATAGGAATTACCAAACCAATCATAAGATCAGTTGGATTATTGGGATGATCTCAATGTTTATGATGGTTTGGGCCATAATGCAGCCTGTAGTTATACAAACTCTGGAGCGTGAAGTAACCGGAATATTAGAGGTACCAATTTTTGAAACGAAAATGTTGTATTGGATACATCACGCCTTAGCCGGAATTCCGGTAATTCTATTGATCACCTTGTTTCCTTTCTTTCCAGGGCGATTTTATTTTTTTAAGAAGTGGTGGAAGTCAATATTGGCAGGGTCATTCCTTTTTATTTTGTGGGATTTTATATTCAGTAAACTTGGAATTTGGGGTTTTAATGAGCAATACATTACTGGGGATAATATTTTGGGATTTCCTGTGGAAGAAATCTGGTGGTTTCCAGTCATTGGGATGTGTAGTTTATTTGTACACGAACTGATCAGTAAAATTGAGATAAATGCTATCAATTGGGGGAAGGGTTCATTGGTGACCATATTCATTTTGATGGCGGGATTTTACTTGGCGAATTTTGAAAAGATGTACTCCGGTGTATCTGCGGCAGTGATAATGATGGCTTTATTTGCCTGTTATCGAAGTGGAATTTTAGCAGAAATCGGAAAATTTTCAAGATCATTTTTAGTTATTTTAATTCCCATGATCTTATTTGATGGTTTGTTGACTGGAATGTTTACCAAACAAGCTTTGGTAATCTATAATGTTGAAGAGTTTTCAGGACTGAGAATTGTCAGTATTCCGATAGAAGATTTTATATTCGGATATGGATTTTTAGCCATAATAATTTTATTGCAAAATTGGTTTGTAAATATAAGTAAATCAGCTAATTAAACATATAAAAAATAAAATTTGTTATTTATATGAAAAAAAGTTGGTGGGAATGTATGAGGCGACATATCTTTGCAGTCCTTTAGCGAGAGAGCTGAAGAAAATACAAGGTTTAGTTGACAGATTTATCTGGGAGACAGAACCAAAAAGTTCATTGACAGGCTAGGGAGAGAAATGAAATGAAGAGGAAATATTTGGTAAGAAAGTGTAATTGAAGAAGAAGGAAGTTAATTTTTTTGAGCTAATGAGCATCAAAAGTTAGGAAAACTGTTCGAGTAAATTTATTAGAATCTTAATAGAGAAGAGATGACTTAGGTTATTTTTAGGAAATTAAGTAGAAGATAAAGTACTATGGAGAGTTTGATCCTGGCTCAGGATGAACGCTAGCGGGAGGCTTAATACATGCAAGTCGAGCGGTAATTTAGGAATAGCAATATTTCTGAGCTAGAGCGGCGCACGGGTGAGTAACGCGTACACGACCTGCCCTTTACTGGGGGATAGCCTTGGGAAACTGAGATTAATACCCCATGGTATTATTATGCTGCATGGTATAATAATTAAAGCTGAGGCGGTAAAGGATGGGTGTGCGTCTGATTAGCTAGTTGGTAGGGTAACGGCCTACCAAGGCGATGATCAGTAGGGGGCGTGAGAGCGTGACCCCCACACGGGTACTGAGACACGGACCCGACTCCTACGGGAGGCAGCAGTAAGGAATATTGGTCAATGGAGGGAACTCTGAACCAGCCATCCCGCGTGCAGGATGAAGGGGCTCTGCCCTGTAAACTGCTTTTGAATGGGACGAAAAAGCCTCACTTGTGAGGAACTGACGGTACCATTAGAATAAGCACCGGCTAACTCCGTGCCAGCAGCCGCGGTAATACGGAGGGTGCAAGCGTTATCCGGAATCACTGGGTTTAAAGGGTGCGTAGGCGGTTGTATAAGTCAGTGGTGAAAGGCCGTAGCTTAACTATGGGATTGCCATTGATACTGTATGACTTGAATGAGGTTGAGGTTGGCGGAATGTGGCATGTAGCGGTGAAATGCTTAGATATGCCATGGAACATCGATTGCGAAGGCAGCTGACTGGACCTGAATTGACGCTGAGGCACGAAAGCGTGGGGAGCGAACAGGATTAGATACCCTGGTAGTCCACGCCCTAAACGATGCTTACTCGTTGTTTGATCGAAAGATTGAGTGACTAAGCGAAAGCGATAAGTAAGCCACCTGGGGAGTACGACCGCAAGGTTGAAACTCAAAGGAATTGACGGGGGTCCGCACAAGCGGTGGAGCATGTGGTTTAATTCGATGATACGCGAGGAACCTTACCTGGACTAGAATGCGCGTGAATATGGGTGAAAGCTTATAGGCCTAGCAATAGGACACAAAGCAAGGTGCTGCATGGCTGTCGTCAGCTCGTGCCGTGAGGTGTTGGGTTAAGTCCCGCAACGAGCGCAACCCCTGTCTTTAGTTGCCATCATTAAGTTGGGCACTCTAGAGAGACTGCCGGCGTAAGCCGCGAGGAAGGTGGGGATGACGTCAAGTCATCATGGCCTTTATGTCCAGGGCGACACACGTGCTACAATGGCCGGTACAGAGGGTAGCGAAACCGCGAGGTGGAGCCAATCCCAGAAAGCCGGTCTCAGTTCGGATTGGAGTCTGCAACCCGACTCCATGAAGTTGGAATCGCTAGTAATCGCGCATCAGCCATGGCGCGGTGAATACGTTCCCGGACCTTGTACACACCGCCCGTCAAGCCATGGGAGCCGAGGGTACCTGAAGATGGTGACTTTACGGGGAGCTATCTAAGGTAAAATCGGTGACTGGGGCTAAGTCGTAACAAGGTAGCCGTACCGGAAGGTGCGGCTGGAATACCTCCTTTTAAGAGATGAGTATTTATACTCTATCACTACAGAGTCGGTACCAGTTTACTGGTCCACTCACAATTATTATTTGGAACTTTTCCTTGATGTTCCGTTACTCAGAATCTTCTGGAATTTTCAATTGGCTAATTGCCAATTCTGATTTATGAGTTTTTCTCCTTAGCACTACTGTCATGATAAGCGAAGATCATATGTGACCATTCGCTTTATTTTTAAATGTCGGAATATCCCGGTCGGCGGGCAATGTTGGTTCGAGTCCAAAAATATTCACAAAGTCGTAAGGAAAAGTTTTGTGAAATACACAAGTTGTGTATCTTTGCGGTCCTAAAACGACAAAAGTTCTTTGAAAGGTTGGATTAATTGAGAAAATGAGCGTCTGATAAGTGTTTAGTTGACTGTTTTATTATGCGACTATCAACTAAAGAATTGGAAGCGAATAAGGGCGCATGGTGGATGCCTTGGCTCTCGGAGTCGAAGAAGGACGTGGTAAGCTGCGATAAGCTGTGGGGAGCTGCAAACTAGCTTTGATCCGCAGATTTCCGAATGGGGGAACCCTCCAGATTGAAGATCTGGAATCCCACGTGAGTGGGAAGGAAACCCGGAGAACTGAAACATCTAAGTAACCGGAGGAAAAGAAAACAATTAAGTGATTCCGTAAGTAGTGGCGAGCGAAAGCGGAACAGCCCAAACCTTTGCACTTGTGCAAAGGGGTTGTAGGGCCGCACATGAACATTATATTGAAGCAGAAACTTTTGGAAAATTGTACCATAGAAGGTGACAGTCCTGTATGCGTAAGATATCTTGGAATAGCGGTACCCTGAGTAGGGCGGGGTCGGAGACGCCCTGTCTGAATCTGCCGGCACCATCCGGTAAGGCTAAATACTCCCGAGAGACCGATAGCGAACCAGTACTGTGAAGGAAAGGTGAAAAGAACCCCAAAAAGGGGAGTTAAAAGAACCTGAAACCATGCGCTTACAAGCGGTAGGAGCTCCAATTTATTGGGGTGACTGCGTGCCTTTTGCATAATGAGCCTACGAGTTGCTCCTCACTAGCAAGTTTAAGCCGTTCAGCGGCGAAGGCGTAGCGAAAGCGAGTCTTAACAGGGCGCATAGCTAGTGGGGGCAGACGCGAAACCGTGTGATCTACCCATGGGCAGGCTGAAGTCCCGATAATCTCGGGATGGAGGGCCGAACTAGTTGACGTTGAAAAGTCTTTGGATGACCTGTGGGTAGGGGTGAAAGGCTAATCAAACTCGGAGATAGCTCGTACTCCCCGAAATGCATTTAGGTGCAGCGTTGGAGTTAGAGTGTCACGGAGGTAGAGCTACCGATAGGGCTAGGGGGTTTCACCACCTACCAACCCCTGACGAACTCCGAATGCCGTGACATGTATCCAGCAGTGAGGCGGTGGGTGCTAAGGTCCATCGCCGAGAGGGAAACAACCCAGACCATCAGCTAAGGTCCCTAAGTATAAGTTAAGTTGAACAAACGAAGTGGAGATGCTATGACAGCTAGGATGTTGGCTTGGAAGCAGCCATTCATTTAAAGAGTGCGTAACAGCTCACTAGTCGAGCGTTTCTGCGCGGAAAATGATCGGGCATCAAACTTATCACCGAAGCTATGGATTGATTTCTTTTAGAAATCACTGGTAGGGGAGCATTCCAGCGACATTGAAGTTGTATCGTGAGATATGGTGGAGTTTCTGGAAAAGAAAATGTAGGCATAAGTAACGATTAAATAAGTGGAAAACTTATTCGCCGTAAGACTAAGGGTTCCTCGATCTATGCTAATCAGATCAGGGTTAGTCGGGTCCTAAGGTATAGCCGAGAGGCGAAGCCGATGGCAAGCTGGTTAATATTCCAGCACCTGTGTATATTGCGATGGGGTGACGAAGGAGCGTAAAGTCCGCCAACTTACGGAATAGTTGGTTAAAGTGCGTAGGTGTTGATCCGGTAGGCAAATCCGCCGGTGAACTGAAACATGATAGTACACTGATCCCTCCGGGGTGATGTGATAGTGACTCCAAGCAGGCTTCCAAGAAAAACCTCTAAGCTTCAGATATATACAGCCCGTACCGTAAACCGACACAGGTAGTCGAGTAGAATATACTCAGGCGCTCGAGTGAGTCATGGCTAAGGAACTAGGCAAATTAGTCTCGTAACTTCGGGAAAAGAGACCCCCCAATTCGTTGGGGGCGCAGAGAAATGGCCCAGGCGACTGTTTAGCAAAAACACAGGACTCTGCAAAATCGAAAGATGAAGTATAGGGTCTGACACCTGCCCGGTGCTGGAAGGTTAAGGAAGGGGGTTAGTCGCAAGGCGAAGCTCTTGACTGAAGCCCCAGTAAACGGCGGCCGTAACTATAACGGTCCTAAGGTAGCGAAATTCCTTGTCGGGTAAGTTCCGACCTGCACGAATGGTGTAACGATCTGGGCACTGTCTCAGCCATGAGCTCGGTGAAATTGAAGTATCGGTGAAGATGCCGGTTACCCGCCACGGGACGAAAAGACCCCGTGCACCTTTACTACAACTTCACATTGTGCTTGAATATAGGATGTGTAGGATAGGTGGGAGACTTTGAAGCGGTCACGCTAGTGGTCGTGGAGTCGTCCTTGAAATACCACCCTTCCTATATTTAGGTTCTAACCCCGTACCAACGGGGGACAGTGTGTGGTGGGTAGTTTGACTGGGGTGGTCGCCTCCTAAAAAGTAACGGAGGCTTGCAAAGGTGCCCTCAGCATGGTTGGTAATCATGCGCAGAGCGTATTAGTATAAGGGCGCTTGACTGAGAGATCGACGGATCGATCAGGTACGAAAGTAGGCTAAAGTGATCCGGTGGTTCCGCATGGAAGGGCCATCGCTCAAAGGATAAAAGGTACGCCGGGGATAACAGGCTGATCTCCCCCAAGAGCTCATATCGACGGGGAGGTTTGGCACCTCGATGTCGGTTCGTCACATCCTGGGGCTGGAGAAGGTCCCAAGGGTTCGGCTGTTCGCCGATTAAAGTGGCACGTGAACTGGGTTCAGAACGTCGCAAGACAGTTCGGTCTCTATCTGTGGTGGGCGTTGTAACATTGAAGGGAGCTGACTCTAGTACGAGAGGACCGAGTCGGACGTACCGCTAGTGTATCTGTTGTGCCGCCAGGTGCAGCGCAGAGTAGCTATGTACGGACTAGATAAGCGCTGAAAGCATCTAAGCGCGAAGCTATCCTTAAGATGAGTGTTACTGGGGTCGTAGAAGACTACTACGTTGATAGGCTATAGGTGTAAGCGTAGTAATACGTTCAGCTGAGTAGTACTAATTACCCCTTAGCTTCCTTTTTTTATTCTTTTCACTAAACAGCATCATTTTCTCATCCAACCTTTTTTTTTTATTTGAATAATGTTTCAAATAATACAAATAATATCATCCATTCATTTGGATTAAATTATTGGTTTCTCCATTCCGGTGGAGAGCGGCTCTTTGATCCGTATACCAAAAGTTTTAGGTGGCTTTAGCGCAGGGGTCCCACCTCTTCCCATTCCGAACAGAGAAGTTAAGCCCTGCTGCGCCGATGGTACTGGTTATTCCGGGAGAGTAGGTCGCCGCCGTTTTTTTTTTACAATTAAGCCTTGTTAAGCATCTTGCATTACAAGGCTTTTTTTATTTTATTGAACCAATTGATCCAATTCTCTCAATTCTGTTGCTTGGCTTACAAATTTGGAAGTGCAATCTTTAATACTTGATTTAATCATGGGCCCATTTTAAATAGCTTAGACTGGATAAGTCTAATGCTTTCGTCTCTACGTTAATTATCCATCCAGCCGGACAAAATACCTGTCAAAATCTAGTTTGTATCAGATCGATTGATTGAACAATGCTTTTCTTCCTATTTAATCTGTGGCTTTTGCTTTTAATTTTAAATAGTATAATTTATTTTTACATGACTGCCAGTTTAATGGTGCTCTTAGATGGAAAATTTGTAAATCTTTTGATCCAATTTGATTCTATGACACCTGCAAGTTTTTTATTCCTTTTCTTATCAGCTTTAACGGTCAATGTGATATTGATTTTATTGGATTTTAAATTCAAAAGGTATTGGTATTATGCTATTCGGTTGGTTGTATTAATATTTTTTTCTTCATTAGTAATTAAATATCGTCCGATACAACACCCGATATTAGGCAATGAAAATGTAATTTTATTATTATACTGCCTGACGTTTCTACTTTTGATAGTAATTTTGAAGGGTAAAACAGTTTTTTCAGAATATTGGATTAACAAACCTTCTAATAGGTAAGTTAACAATCCTTTAAACAAAGGCAGAAATTAGATAACTTTTTAGGTAGAGCCATTTGGATTAATGTGCAGTATTTTAAATTCTTACTAAAAGTCTATATCCCTCTTTCTTTAAGTTGCTTTATTTATAGTTGGAAAATTCACGTTTAAATTCCTTAAGTCAACAAAGAAATTTCTGCTAAAAAAAAGTTGTCTGAAATGTTAAAATTTAGTTAAAGTTCAAATTATTATTATAAATAGTTTTCGATATTACTTATTTTAGTAAATGTAATCTACAAATCATGCTATATGAATGCAAGAATTTATTTGAAATTTTTAATTGCCTTACTGTTATTTTCCGTCTTAACACAAGGTAAGTGTAAAAAAAGTTCATCAAATAATCCTGAAAACTGGACGCGTACATTTGAGTTAAGGTTAACTTTTTCTCAATATTTGAGAAATACAAATACTGGAGATCCGAGGTGTGATATTATCAATACAGCATATTGTGCTAATTCAGCTTCAGATTTGATGGGCTGCAGAACTTGTCATTGGGCACTACCAGGGTTGCAAAATAGAAATCTATTTACGAAATCTCTTTCTACAGATAGTTGGTATGGAACAATTTCAATTTATAATGCAGATAACGGTACCTCAATTGGAAGTGTAAATTTAGGAGATCCAAACCAAAAAAATGTTAAATGCAATGTCTTCGGTTCATTTGAAGGTAAAATACCTGATGGCAATATTAAAATTGTGGTAAAATTATTTGAACCATGTTTTCACACAGGTTATTGCAGAGGTACAATTGGTGGTAAATATCCTCGATCAATTTGGTACTGGGAGGGCAATGTTAATAGTTCAGCTGAACATGTCAAGTTGGACCTTGAAATTAATGAAAGTGCCATCGAAACAATAGGTCTCTGTTAAGTTATCATTTCATTTTTAAAATTCATTTTATGAAAATTTATATAATATCGATATTTTTCCCATTTATTTTTTTAGGTTGCTCAAAGCCAGAGGCGAATAGCATCTTAAGTTATGCTATAGGTTCGGTTATCGGACAGACTTACAATTTAAATGGAGATTCAATTTTAGTTCAAAATCTTGTGAATTTTTTAGAGATTGGGGAAGATGGATATGGGGGAGGGTTTATCAATTTTGAAAATTCAAAATTGATGGTTAACGCAAGTAGCAAAGGAGAGGTCAATACACTAACAATCTCACCTGGAAATATTGTTGTCCTTGCAAATCAAAATGGTAATATCAATGGAATATTTCCAAATACCAATAATCAATATTTTGGTTCAAATATTAATATTGGAATTTCATCAACTAATTACGGCCAAAATTATACATTATACATGCCTCATGATTTTACCGTAATTTCTCCTACAATAGGTTCAATAGTTTCAAAATCTTCAGGGTTTACATTGGAATGGACAACTGATTCTAATCCTTTAAATGACAAGGGAGTACTAATTGAATTAACTTTTGATTTGGAATACAATATTCTGTTTGATCCAAATTTATCCGGAGACAGTATGGTAAAAAGATTCCTTGTTCCGGATAATGGTTCATACACAATATCCTCATCTGATCTAATGGAATTTCCTAAGTGTAAAGGTATATTTGTATCGGTCCAAAAAGGTGATTATAAGAACTATGTTATAAATAGTAAAAGTTTTCCTATTGCATTGATTAATAAGAAGATGTTACCGATTGAACTTATTAATTAAGTTGATTACCTTAATCATTTAGTTATAGCCTAAAGCTTATATGTATATGTCATCAATTTTTTTTATCAAGATTATTCTATTAGGCAAACATTTTATTATTAGGTGATAATTTGTATTGCCAAAGGAAATTAGATTTCTAATTCTCAAATCTAACAATTTTACTGTTGTCAAATTGGTTTCAATTTTTACTTATTTTCGGAAGCTTTGGAATTTGAAATACATTGTCCGAAAGACTGATGCGTACATTCATTAGAAATCGAATTGGAAGAATTTAATTTCTGACAACAATTTTCTCCCTGCCAATAACCTTGTCGTCATCACTTAATGCAGTAAGGATATAAATTCCATCCAACAATTTAGGAAGAGGTACTTCCTGTTTTGTAACATAGGTCTGATAAATTTTTCTCCCGCAGAGATCATAAAGTGCAATTTTTTGAAAAACAGTCGAACTCTTAATAAATATTAAGCTGCTGCAAGGATTTGGGTACACTGAAAAGATGCTTTTCCCGGAAGGATTGTTGGTATCGCTTGGCGTATTATTTCTACCGGGGCTGGGTGTATATTTTTGAAATGGACCTATCCCATTGGGTACACGGGCAAAAGCACCGTTGTTGTCCTGTGCAGGAAATTCTATTTCATCCATTAATCCAAACA
Coding sequences:
- a CDS encoding lycopene cyclase domain-containing protein, which translates into the protein MNRNYQTNHKISWIIGMISMFMMVWAIMQPVVIQTLEREVTGILEVPIFETKMLYWIHHALAGIPVILLITLFPFFPGRFYFFKKWWKSILAGSFLFILWDFIFSKLGIWGFNEQYITGDNILGFPVEEIWWFPVIGMCSLFVHELISKIEINAINWGKGSLVTIFILMAGFYLANFEKMYSGVSAAVIMMALFACYRSGILAEIGKFSRSFLVILIPMILFDGLLTGMFTKQALVIYNVEEFSGLRIVSIPIEDFIFGYGFLAIIILLQNWFVNISKSAN
- a CDS encoding phytoene/squalene synthase family protein — protein: MNHRKLYDKVCILMSEQMTKEYSTSFSLGIRMFEKSLRQPIYAIYGFVRLADEIVDTFHGIDKAYYLKQIREETMSAISNRISLNPILHSFQETVHRYEIDSVYINAFLDSMEMDLDMTRFNFEEYKKYIYGSAEVVGLMCLKVFVKGDQAKFEELKDKAQALGSAFQKINFLRDIKSDFEERGRIYFPDLSDHHLTEVQKSSIEQDILMDFKKGLEGIKLLPVGSRLGVYVAFRYYYRLYLKISTARASALLEKRFRINNLHKLCLLFKTYIRYQLNLIR